Proteins from a single region of Hordeum vulgare subsp. vulgare chromosome 6H, MorexV3_pseudomolecules_assembly, whole genome shotgun sequence:
- the LOC123405441 gene encoding NAD(P)H-quinone oxidoreductase subunit S, chloroplastic-like, with amino-acid sequence MAPAPTTPSFLRPPPPHPHRIRLPAPPPSTSFRLSEILGGRGLSNGEVGIRKELLSPTLPSPPPSRPSGDSSSGSAESDPPAVDLDAFEKEMMGLTGSFSGGEVGLKDFVAKNPPPPPKRAQTDGKASSAVVPTGHPRPPELPLFLPGMVVLEGREKGPPMVNPKSVVLEALVEA; translated from the coding sequence ATGGCGCCCGCGCCCACCACCCCCTCCTTCCTTCGGCCCCCGCCGCCGCATCCCCACCGCATCCGCctgcccgcccctcctccctccaCGTCCTTCCGCCTCTCCGAAATCCTCGGTGGCCGCGGCCTCTCCAACGGCGAGGTCGGCATCCGCAAGGAGCTCCTTTCGCCCACCCTGCCCTCACCTCCTCCGTCCAGGCCCTCGGGAGACTCCTCGTCAGGAAGCGCCGAGTCGGACCCGCCGGCGGTGGACCTGGACGCGTTCGAGAAGGAGATGATGGGCCTCACGGGCAGCTTCTCCGGCGGCGAGGTCGGGCTCAAGGACTTCGTCGCCAAGaacccgcctcctcctcccaagAGAGCCCAGACGGACGGGAAAGCGTCTTCCGCCGTGGTTCCGACGGGGCATCCTAGGCCGCCGGAGCTGCCGCTGTTCCTCCCCGGCATGGTGGTGCTCGAGGGCCGAGAGAAGGGCCCGCCCATGGTGAACCCCAAGTCGGTCGTGCTCGAGGCGCTCGTCGAGGCCTAG